In one Microbacterium invictum genomic region, the following are encoded:
- a CDS encoding SRPBCC family protein has product MFSVTEVVTIARPRSDVFAYLTDAGRRPEWDDTVISEALTSPPPVGVGSTIHSRMRVMGREVDFDWRVTEYVPPGRMAIVSTKGTFPTSLLFELTDDGAATRVSATIDGEPSGMLRLVEPMIEDTIRSTLATGLGRVRQILESR; this is encoded by the coding sequence ATGTTCTCGGTGACCGAGGTCGTGACCATTGCGCGGCCGCGCTCCGACGTGTTCGCGTACCTCACCGACGCCGGCCGGCGCCCCGAATGGGATGACACCGTCATTTCGGAGGCGCTGACCTCGCCGCCGCCGGTCGGGGTGGGGAGCACGATCCACAGCCGGATGCGAGTGATGGGCCGCGAGGTCGACTTCGACTGGCGGGTCACCGAGTACGTGCCGCCGGGACGGATGGCCATCGTCAGCACGAAGGGGACGTTCCCGACATCCCTCCTGTTCGAGCTCACCGACGACGGGGCGGCGACGCGCGTCAGCGCCACCATCGACGGCGAGCCGTCGGGCATGCTGCGGCTGGTGGAGCCGATGATCGAAGACACCATCCGCTCGACCCTGGCGACCGGGCTCGGCCGGGTGCGCCAGATTCTGGAATCGCGCTGA
- a CDS encoding DUF2795 domain-containing protein: MADNPTPIELQKYLGGVDYPASQDDLVEAARTNGAPDDLVSALENAGQDSFDSPTDVSSAVSGS, translated from the coding sequence ATGGCTGACAACCCCACACCGATCGAGCTCCAGAAGTATCTCGGCGGCGTCGACTATCCCGCCTCGCAGGATGACCTCGTCGAGGCGGCCCGAACCAACGGCGCGCCCGACGACCTGGTCTCCGCGCTCGAGAACGCCGGGCAGGACTCGTTCGACAGCCCCACCGACGTCAGCAGCGCCGTCTCCGGCAGCTGA
- a CDS encoding VIT family protein — MTDDRPLGPHPDEPHRPGLAQRLNGLRAGVLGANDGIVSTAAVVVGVAGATAEVGPVLLAGAAALVGGAVSMALGEYVSVSSQRDSEHALIEKERRELATDPEGEFAELVGLYRAQGLSEPTATAVARELTDSDALAAHLSIELNIDQSDVVSPWSAAIASAVAFTVGALLPLATILLVSHPARIALTFASVLVALAITGYIAAWIGGARRLRAIIRTVVGGALALGATFLIGSLLGTGMV, encoded by the coding sequence ATGACCGACGATCGGCCTCTCGGCCCGCACCCCGATGAGCCGCACCGGCCGGGGCTCGCCCAGCGCCTCAATGGCCTGCGCGCCGGGGTGCTCGGTGCCAACGACGGCATCGTCTCCACCGCAGCGGTAGTCGTGGGCGTGGCGGGCGCGACGGCGGAGGTAGGTCCGGTCCTGCTCGCAGGGGCAGCGGCCCTCGTCGGCGGCGCGGTCTCGATGGCCCTCGGCGAATACGTGTCGGTCTCGAGTCAGCGCGACAGCGAGCACGCGCTGATCGAGAAAGAGCGCCGCGAGCTCGCCACCGACCCCGAGGGCGAGTTCGCCGAACTCGTGGGCCTGTACCGCGCCCAGGGGCTGAGCGAGCCGACCGCGACCGCGGTGGCGAGGGAGCTGACCGACAGCGACGCCCTCGCCGCGCACCTGTCGATCGAGTTGAACATCGATCAGAGCGACGTCGTGAGCCCGTGGTCGGCGGCAATCGCCTCCGCCGTCGCGTTCACGGTGGGTGCCCTGCTCCCGCTGGCCACCATCCTGCTCGTCTCCCACCCGGCGCGCATCGCGCTGACCTTCGCCAGCGTCCTCGTCGCGTTGGCCATCACCGGCTATATCGCCGCGTGGATCGGTGGCGCCCGTCGCCTCCGTGCGATCATCCGCACGGTCGTCGGGGGTGCGCTGGCACTGGGAGCGACGTTCCTCATCGGATCGCTGCTCGGCACCGGGATGGTGTGA
- a CDS encoding error-prone DNA polymerase: MGFNNPGVPWSELERVLSDRRRPRNVPAGADGGDSPAWSHKRGPYVPPTIERPAETVPYAELHAHSSFSFLDGASSPEELAEEAERLGLHALAVTDHDGFYGIVRFAEAAEKLQVKTVFGAELSLGHDDRAPTPSRAGDPDPEGSHLLVLARGEEGYHRLAAALTRAQLLGSEKGRPAYDLDELAARAEGHWAILTGCRKGAVRRALVDDGPAGAAAALDRLVALFGAEAVNVELMDHGNPTDTRDNDILAALARERGLPVLASNNVHYAAPERARLASAVAAIRARRGLDELDGWLPAHAAAHLRSGAEMAERFARYPGAVARTVELADELAFPLRRARPALPRQKVPEGHTPMSWLRHLVWEAVPRKYPDLSADNRARIERELQVIETKDFPGYFLIVHGIVQEARRRGILCQGRGSAANSAVCYLLDITAVDAIAYELPFERFLSSLRDEEPDIDVDFDSDRREEIIQWVYATYGRDRAAQVANVIQYRPKNAVRDVAKALGYSTGQQDAWSKQVERWGASLESGPDNDIPAQVIEYASELLKAPRHLGIHSGGMVLTDRPVGEVVPIEHARMEDRTVIQWDKDDAAWMGLVKFDLLGLGMLAALQYCFDMVHTATGERWELATLPKEEQAVYDMLCRADSIGVFQVESRAQMGLLPRLQPRRFYDLVVEIALIRPGPIQGGAVHPFVRRKLGQEPVTYAHPKLAPVLQRTLGVPVFQEQLMQMAMAIGDCSGEDADLLRRAMGSKRGVERIESLRERLYEGMARNGLVGEDADAIYRQIQAFANFGFAESHSLSFGLLVYASSWIKLHYPAAFLAGLLRAQPMGFYSPATLVADARRHGVEVQRPDLLRSDVHATLEPVGDARGATGRPECAHRNQPPVPVFDPKAPDESAAHRRDGHHAVRLGLAAIKGIGETLAAKIVTERRQRGDFRDMRDLVRRTGATAAHLEALATAGAFECFGITRREALWIAGSAAQDRAEFLPDSMVAVQPPLFPDQSSYDILAADLWATGISTDDHPLTHFRSGLDARGVLTSQELRTHDPGRRVEVAGLVTHRQRPATASGITFLNLEDEHGVVNVICSVGVWNRYRRVARDAPALIVRGMLERSEEGVTNLVADRFEDLRVGVGHRSRDFR; this comes from the coding sequence ATGGGCTTCAACAACCCCGGCGTCCCCTGGTCGGAGCTCGAGCGCGTCCTCAGCGACCGGCGCCGACCGCGCAACGTCCCGGCCGGCGCCGACGGGGGCGACAGTCCCGCCTGGTCGCACAAGCGGGGACCCTACGTCCCGCCCACCATCGAGCGTCCGGCCGAGACGGTGCCGTATGCCGAACTGCATGCGCACTCGTCGTTCTCGTTCCTCGACGGCGCGTCCTCGCCGGAAGAACTGGCAGAGGAGGCCGAGCGTCTCGGCCTGCACGCCCTGGCCGTCACCGACCACGACGGGTTCTACGGCATCGTGCGCTTCGCCGAAGCCGCCGAGAAGCTGCAGGTGAAGACCGTGTTCGGGGCGGAGCTGTCACTCGGTCATGACGACCGGGCGCCCACCCCCTCGCGGGCGGGTGACCCCGACCCCGAGGGGTCGCACCTGCTGGTCCTCGCCCGGGGGGAGGAGGGCTATCACCGGCTCGCCGCCGCCCTCACCCGCGCCCAACTCTTGGGGTCTGAGAAGGGGCGTCCCGCCTACGATCTCGACGAGCTGGCCGCGCGGGCGGAGGGGCACTGGGCGATTCTCACCGGATGCCGCAAGGGGGCCGTTCGCCGGGCGCTCGTCGACGACGGTCCGGCGGGCGCCGCCGCGGCGCTCGATCGCCTCGTCGCCCTGTTCGGCGCGGAGGCGGTGAACGTCGAGCTGATGGATCACGGCAACCCGACCGACACCCGCGACAACGACATCCTCGCCGCGCTCGCCCGGGAGCGCGGGCTCCCGGTGCTGGCGTCCAACAACGTCCACTACGCCGCCCCCGAGCGGGCGCGACTCGCCTCCGCCGTCGCGGCGATCCGCGCGCGCCGGGGGCTCGACGAGCTCGACGGGTGGCTGCCCGCCCACGCCGCCGCGCACCTGCGCTCCGGCGCCGAGATGGCCGAGCGCTTCGCCCGCTACCCCGGAGCGGTGGCGCGGACGGTGGAGCTCGCCGACGAGCTGGCATTTCCGCTCCGTCGCGCGCGCCCCGCACTGCCACGCCAGAAGGTGCCCGAGGGGCACACGCCGATGTCGTGGCTGCGGCACCTGGTGTGGGAGGCCGTTCCCCGCAAGTACCCCGACCTCTCGGCCGACAACCGCGCCCGCATCGAGCGCGAACTGCAGGTCATCGAGACGAAGGACTTCCCCGGCTACTTCCTCATCGTGCACGGCATCGTGCAAGAGGCGCGGCGCCGCGGCATCCTCTGTCAGGGCCGCGGATCGGCGGCCAACAGTGCGGTCTGCTACCTGCTCGATATCACCGCGGTCGACGCCATCGCCTACGAGCTGCCCTTCGAACGCTTCCTCTCCAGCCTCCGGGACGAAGAGCCCGACATCGACGTCGACTTCGACTCCGATCGCCGCGAAGAGATCATCCAGTGGGTCTACGCCACCTATGGTCGCGACCGCGCCGCGCAGGTGGCCAACGTCATCCAGTACCGCCCCAAGAACGCCGTCCGCGACGTCGCCAAAGCCCTCGGCTACTCCACCGGCCAGCAGGATGCCTGGTCGAAGCAGGTCGAGCGCTGGGGGGCGTCGCTGGAGTCGGGCCCCGACAACGACATCCCCGCCCAGGTGATCGAGTACGCCTCCGAGCTGCTGAAGGCCCCCCGCCACCTCGGCATCCACTCCGGAGGGATGGTGCTCACCGACCGCCCCGTCGGCGAGGTCGTCCCCATCGAGCACGCCCGGATGGAGGACCGCACCGTCATCCAGTGGGACAAGGACGACGCGGCCTGGATGGGGCTGGTGAAGTTCGATCTGCTGGGCCTCGGGATGCTCGCTGCGCTGCAGTACTGCTTCGACATGGTCCACACCGCCACCGGTGAGCGGTGGGAGCTGGCGACGCTGCCCAAGGAAGAGCAGGCGGTGTACGACATGCTCTGCCGCGCCGACTCGATCGGGGTGTTCCAGGTGGAATCCCGTGCCCAGATGGGACTTCTCCCGCGGCTGCAGCCGCGGCGGTTCTACGACCTCGTCGTGGAGATCGCCCTCATCCGCCCCGGTCCCATCCAGGGCGGGGCGGTGCACCCGTTCGTGCGGAGGAAGCTGGGCCAGGAGCCGGTGACCTACGCCCATCCGAAGCTCGCGCCGGTGCTGCAGCGCACTCTGGGAGTGCCGGTGTTCCAGGAGCAGCTCATGCAGATGGCGATGGCCATCGGCGACTGCTCGGGTGAGGATGCCGACCTGCTGCGTCGTGCGATGGGATCCAAGCGCGGAGTCGAGCGCATCGAGTCGCTGCGCGAGCGGCTGTACGAGGGGATGGCGCGCAACGGCCTCGTCGGAGAAGATGCCGACGCGATCTACCGTCAGATCCAGGCGTTTGCGAACTTCGGCTTCGCCGAGTCGCACTCGCTGTCGTTCGGGCTCCTCGTCTACGCCAGCTCCTGGATCAAGCTGCACTATCCCGCGGCCTTCCTCGCCGGGCTCCTCCGCGCCCAGCCGATGGGGTTCTACTCGCCCGCGACCCTCGTCGCCGATGCGCGCCGGCACGGGGTCGAGGTGCAGCGCCCCGACCTGCTCCGCTCCGACGTGCACGCGACGCTCGAACCCGTCGGCGACGCGCGCGGCGCGACCGGCCGCCCCGAGTGCGCGCACCGGAACCAGCCTCCGGTGCCGGTGTTCGACCCGAAGGCGCCCGACGAGTCTGCCGCGCATCGGCGCGACGGCCATCACGCCGTGCGGCTGGGGCTCGCGGCGATCAAGGGGATCGGTGAGACCCTCGCGGCGAAGATCGTGACCGAGCGACGGCAGCGGGGCGACTTCCGCGACATGCGGGATCTCGTCCGCCGGACCGGGGCCACCGCGGCGCACCTCGAGGCGCTCGCGACGGCGGGAGCGTTCGAGTGCTTCGGGATCACCCGCCGCGAGGCGCTGTGGATCGCCGGCTCCGCCGCACAGGATCGCGCCGAGTTCCTGCCCGATTCGATGGTCGCGGTGCAGCCGCCGCTCTTCCCGGATCAGTCCAGCTACGACATCCTCGCCGCAGACCTATGGGCGACCGGGATCTCCACCGACGACCACCCCCTCACCCACTTCCGCTCGGGTCTCGATGCCCGCGGGGTGCTCACCTCACAGGAGCTGCGGACCCACGACCCGGGGCGCCGCGTCGAGGTGGCGGGGCTCGTCACCCACCGTCAGCGGCCCGCCACGGCGTCGGGCATCACCTTCCTCAACCTCGAGGACGAGCACGGCGTGGTCAACGTCATCTGCTCCGTCGGCGTCTGGAACCGCTATCGCCGCGTGGCGCGGGATGCGCCGGCCCTCATCGTGCGCGGGATGCTGGAGCGATCGGAGGAGGGCGTCACCAACCTCGTCGCCGATCGCTTCGAGGATCTGCGGGTGGGCGTCGGGCACCGGTCGAGGGACTTCCGCTGA